In Phaseolus vulgaris cultivar G19833 chromosome 10, P. vulgaris v2.0, whole genome shotgun sequence, a single genomic region encodes these proteins:
- the LOC137818050 gene encoding uncharacterized protein, which translates to MDSTANNNNDISEEHRTILQTLQIQMQELLQKGVIDQLRQDEERKRREEERQQHAEEIAQLKEQNKRLLDRLEQSEREGHSRAPSPSPFQSGTRTIAQAIPHTSLVQHTRQSAKPVTPNEVANPKGHPFTDDIIATPLPDKWRGLTINLYDGSTDPDEHLNIFRTQMTLYTTDRTVWCKVFPTSLREGPLGWFSDLPPNSIASFDALELKFTTQYATSRPHRTSSMSLLNVKQERGESLRTFMNRFSKVCMNIRNLNPEIAMHHLVSAILPGRFTESLIKRPPCNMDELRTRATKFMQIEEHIDYHRKTYAENTDNSKGIRPPTIPTDRERHRPNRGPRFHNYTPLIVPRGKVLDEALQIELIPTLRPSQTPPNADTSKRCQYHRNYGHTTEGCQALKDKIEELVQVGHLRKFVKTTITAPRSPQRDHDPRERSGRRDDRTRDNHYRSSRRKRSESPIRRTRPKSESPERRSRTKQKVRTVINTIAGPVSLGQPPQEINYIAGGFAGGGCSNSARKKHLRAIQSVHSTPTQRRPHIPPITFTDEDFTAIDPSQDDPMVITVEIDKFAIAKVLVDQGSSVDILYWETFKKMKIPEAEIQPYNEQIVGFSGERVDTKGFIDLYTTFGDDYLSKTINIRYLLVNANTSYNILLGRPSINRLKAIVSTPHLAMKFPSVNGDIATVHIDQKTTRECYVASLKVEPTRRLYTTSAERTTERRGRSTERRSRGRESRRHLVALVDLDPRLDDPRMEAGEDLQPIFLRDKDRKTYMGTSLKPDDRETIGKTLTKNSDLFAWTAADMPGVKSDVITHRLSVYTEARPIAQKKRKLGEERRKAAREETDKLIQAGFIQKAHYTTWLANVVMVKKTNGKWRMCVDYTDLNKACPKDSYPLPTIDRLVDGAAGHQILSFLDAYSGYNQIQMYHRDREKTAFRTDSDNFFYEVMPFGLKNAGATYQRLMDHVFHDMIGRNVEVYVDDIVVKSDSCEQHVSDLKEVFQALRQYRMRLNPEKCAFGVEGGKFLGFMLTHRGIEANPEKCKAITEMRSPNGLKEIQRLVGRLTSLSRFVPKLAERTRPIIKLLKKTSKFEWTDECEQNFQQLKAFLASPPVIQKPNAREPIVVYLVVSNEAVSSALVQEIKAEERPVYFVSRVLHDAETRYQMVEKVAFALVITARRMRMYFQNHKVIVRTNYPIMKILTKPDLAGRMIGWAVELSEFHIEYQPRGAIKSQALADFTAELTPYLTERTPRWTLYVDGSSNSRSSGAGVVLEGPGEIVVEQAMKFEFKTSNNQAEYEAIIAGLHLAIELEVTNITCKSDSRLVVGQLTGEYEVRETLLQQYFHFVKNLLNRFKEISFQHVRRENNTRADALSRLATLKKKGAHRSAIHVTLAKPSVGTEECMATDTQPNWMTPIKQYLTDGVCDPHLEKTMKLQAARYILIGEDLYRRGYSRPLLKCLGPEQVTYVMTELHEGICGTHSGARTMSAKILRAGYYWPTLQGDCTEYVQKCVKCQEFGTLLHQKPEHLHYILSPWPFVKWGMDIIGPFTPGKGQCKFLLVGIDYFTKWIEAEPLTAITARNVQSFVWKNIVCRFGLPQIIITDNGRQFTDRGLAEFYEKLHIKHITSSVEHPQTNGQAEAANKVILNELKKRLGPSKGNWTEELLEVLWAYRCTPQSTTQETPYSLTYGTEAMIPVEIGEPSLRRQTLDLDLNKESLLVGLDLINELRDKCKIREEACKIRAARRYNSKVKPRSYQKGDLVWRMRSDARKDGGKFSSNWEGPFRISDTATGGAYYLEYLSGKSAPRTWNATHLKFYYS; encoded by the coding sequence ATGGACTCAACGGCAAACAACAACAATGATATCTCCGAAGAGCATAGGACCATACTCCAAACCCTCCAGATTCAGATGCAGGAGTTACTCCAAAAAGGAGTCATCGATCAACTTCGCCAGgatgaagaaaggaaaagacGAGAAGAAGAGCGTCAACAACACGCAGAGGAGATAGCACAATTGAAAGAACAGAACAAGAGATTGTTGGATAGACTTGAGCAATCTGAACGCGAAGGGCATTCACGTGCACCTTCTCCATCACCGTTCCAATCAGGAACAAGAACAATAGCCCAGGCTATACCTCACACGTCACTCGTTCAACACACCCGTCAGAGTGCAAAGCCAGTAACCCCAAACGAGGTAGCAAACCCGAAAGGCCATCCGTTCACTGATGACATCATAGCCACTCCTCTCCCTGACAAGTGGAGGGGCCTAACGATAAACCTTTATGACGGTTCCACAGACCCAGACGAACATCTGAATATATTTAGAACTCAAATGACCCTTTACACAACCGACCGAACGGTATGGTGTAAAGTCTTCCCCACCTCTCTCAGGGAAGGCCCCCTTGGATGGTTTTCGGACCTTCCACCCAATTCCATTGCAAGCTTCGACGCTTTGGAATTGAAGTTCACCACGCAATACGCCACAAGTAGACCTCATCGGACATCCTCCATGTCTCTTCTAAATGTCAAACAAGAAAGGGGAGAATCATTGAGAACATTCATGaacagatttagcaaagtgtgtATGAACATTCGTAATCTTAATCCAGAAATAGCCATGCATCATTTGGTCTCGGCCATACTACCAGGAAGGTTCACTGAAAGCCTTATCAAACGACCTCCGTGCAATATGGATGAATTAAGAACAAGAGCAACAAAGTTCATGCAGATAGAAGAACATATTGACTACCATCGAAAAACTTATGCTGAGAACACGGACAATAGCAAAGGAATTCGTCCCCCCACAATACCGACCGACCGAGAACGACATCGCCCCAATAGGGGACCCCGTTTCCACAACTACACTCCCTTGATTGTACCAAGGGGTAAGGTTCTCGACGAAGCACTGCAGATTGAATTGATTCCGACATTGAGGCCATCACAAACCCCTCCCAATGCCGACACCAGTAAACGTTGCCAATACCATCGTAACTATGGCCACACGACCGAAGGATGCCAAGCActgaaagataaaattgaagagCTCGTCCAGGTCGGTCATCTGCGCAAGTTCGTGAAAACCACCATCACTGCACCCAGGTCACCCCAGCGTGATCATGATCCCCGCGAACGTTCGGGACGAAGAGACGACCGGACCCGTGACAACCACTATCGTTCaagtagaagaaaaagaagcgAAAGTCCGATCAGACGAACGAGGCCTAAAAGCGAAAGCCCTGAACGTAGAAGTCGAACTAAACAAAAAGTTCGCACAGTCATCAATACAATCGCTGGACCGGTGTCGCTCGGTCAGCCCCCTcaagaaattaattacattGCAGGCGGCTTTGCGGGTGGAGGATGCTCTAATTCGGCAAGGAAAAAACATTTGAGAGCAATTCAATCCGTTCATTCGACTCCCACACAACGCCGACCGCATATACCACCAATCACTTTCACTGACGAAGACTTCACAGCAATCGATCCATCTCAAGATGACCCCATGGTAATAACCGTGGAGATAGATAAATTTGCAATTGCAAAAGTTTTGGTAGATCAGGGTAGCTCGGTCGACATCCTATATTGGGAAACGTTTAAGAAGATGAAGATTCCAGAAGCAGAGATACAACCCTACAACGAGCAGATAGTTGGTTTCTCAGGGGAAAGAGTGGATACGAAAGGATTTATCGATCTATACACCACGTTCGGGGATGATTACCTCAGCAAGACCATCAACATACGATATCTACTCGTTAATGCCAATACATCGTACAATATTTTGCTCGGTCGACCATCTATCAACAGATTGAAAGCCATTGTCTCAACTCCTCATTTAGCTATGAAGTTCCCCTCGGTCAATGGAGACATAGCAACCGTACATATAGACCAGAAGACAACACGAGAATGTTATGTAGCTAGCCTGAAGGTGGAGCCGACCCGAAGGCTTTATACCACGTCAGCCGAACGGACCACAGAGCGAAGAGGTCGGTCAACAGAAAGACGCTCCAGAGGAAGAGAATCTAGAAGACACTTGGTCGCTTTAGTCGATCTAGATCCTCGACTGGATGATCCCCGAATGGAAGCAGGAGAAGATCTTCAACCCATATTCCTTCGGGACAAAGACCGGAAAACATACATGGGAACATCCCTCAAACCAGACGACCGAGAGACGATCGgtaaaacattaacaaagaACTCTGATCTTTTCGCCTGGACGGCTGCAGACATGCCAGGGGTAAAATCAGATGTGATTACCCATCGATTGTCTGTTTATACAGAGGCCAGGCCGATCgctcaaaagaaaaggaaactagGTGAAGAACGGCGGAAAGCCGCACGAGAAGAAACCGACAAGCTAATTCAAGCTGGTTTTATTCAAAAGGCCCACTATACGACATGGCTAGCCAATGTAGTGATGGTAAAAAAGacgaatggaaaatggagaatgtgcgtagACTACACAGACCTTAACAaagcgtgcccaaaggactcgtatcctctACCTACTATCGACCGGCTGGTCGACGGTGCAGCCGGTCATCAAATCCTAAGTTTCCTTGATGCTTATTCAGGTtacaatcaaatacaaatgtacCACCGTGATCGAGAAAAAACCGCGTTTAGAACAGATTCTGATAATTTCTTCTATGAAGTCATGCCGTTCGGCCTCAAGAATGCAGGAGCCACATACCAACGACTCATGGATCACGTATTCCACGACATGATCGGTCGGAATGTAGAAGTATACGTTGACGACATCGTCGTCAAATCAGACTCTTGCGAACAACATGTTTCTGACTTAAAAGAGGTTTTTCAAGCCTTGCGTCAATACCGCATGCGTTTAAACCCGGAGAAGTGCGCGTTCGGCGTAGAAGGGGGGAAGTTtttaggcttcatgctcacacATCGGGGTATAGAGGCTAATCCAGAAAAATGCAAGGCAATCACCGAAATGCGAAGTCCCAACGGACTCAAAGAGATCCAGAGACTAGTCGGCCGTCTCACTTCGTTGTCTCGATTCGTACCTAAGCTTGCCGAACGAACGAGACCCATCATAAAACTTCTGAAGAAGACAAGTAAATTTGAATGGACAGATGAATGTGAACAAAATTTCCAACAGTTAAAAGCATTTCTGGCATCTCCAccggtcatccagaaaccgAACGCACGGGAACCCATTGTGGTCTACCTCGTCGTCTCCAATGAAGCGGTGAGTTCCGCTCTGGTACAAGAAATTAAAGCGGAAGAACGACCGGTATATTTTGTAAGTCGAGTCTTACATGACGCAGAAACCCGGTACCAAATGGTCGAAAAAGTTGCCTTCGCTTTGGTCATCACCGCACGACGGATGCGGATGTATTTCCAAAATCACAAGGTCATTGTTAGGACTAACTATCCCATTATGAAGATTCTCACCAAACCTGACCTCGCCGGACGAATGATAGGTTGGGCAGTCGAACTGTCAGAATTCCACATCGAATACCAACCCAGGGGAGCCATCAAGTCCCAAGCCCTCGCCGACTTCACAGCAGAACTCACTCCCTATCTGACCGAACGGACTCCCCGATGGACACTATACGTAGATGGGTCATCTAACAGTCGTTCGTCCGGAGCAGGAGTTGTACTTGAAGGACCAGGGGAGATTGTTGTCGAACAAGCcatgaaatttgaatttaaaacttcCAATAATCAAGCCGAATACGAAGCTATAATCGCAGGTTTGCATCTGGCGATTGAATTGGAGGTAACAAATATAACTTGTAAAAGCGACTCCCGTCTAGTCGTCGGACAGCTTACAGGGGAGTATGAGGTAAGAGAAACATTACTCCAACAGTATTTTCATTTCGTAAAAAATCTTCTAAACAGGTTCAAAGAAATCTCCTTCCAACACGTACGGAGGGAAAATAATACTAGGGCGGACGCTCTATCGAGATTGGCTACCCTAAAAAAGAAAGGCGCCCACCGGTCGGCCATACACGTGACCCTGGCTAAACCAAGTGTTGGTACCGAAGAATGCATGGCGACTGACACCCAACCTAACTGGATGACTCCAATAAAACAGTATCTTACCGATGGTGTATGCGATCCACATTTGGAGAAAACGATGAAGTTACAAGCCGCCCGATACATACTGATTGGCGAAGATCTTTACAGGAGAGGGTATTCCCGTCCCCTCCTAAAATGCCTTGGTCCAGAACAAGTCACTTATGTAATGACCGAGTtacacgaagggatatgcggaaccCATTCAGGAGCGCGGACTATGTCCGCCAAAATTCTGAgagcaggatactactggccgaccttACAAGGAGACTGCACTGAATACGTTCAAAAGTGCGTGAAATGTCAAGAGTTCGGCACCCTATTGCACCAAAAACCAGAGCATTTGCACTACATCCTATCCCCTTGGCCGTTCGTGAAATGGGGAATGGATATTATCGGACCTTTCACACCCGGAAAAGGGCAATGCAAGTTCTTACTGGTGGGTATAGATTACTTTACCAAATGGATTGAGGCTGAACCACTAACAGCCATCACCGCCCGGAACGTACAaagctttgtgtggaaaaacattgtcTGCAGGTTCGGCCTACCTCAGATCATTATCACAGACAACGGTCGACAGTTCACCGACCGTGGGCTAGCTGAATTCTATGAGAAACTTCACATCAAACATATAACGAGttcggtcgaacaccctcaaACCAACGGTCAGGCGGAAGCCGCCAACAAAGTTATTCTCAATGAGTTAAAGAAGAGACTTGGCCCGTCCAAGGGAAATTGGACTGAAGAATTGTTAGAGGTTCTGTGGGCTTATCGTTGTACTCCCCAGTCAACAACTCAAGAAACACCTTATAGCCTGACGTACGGCACAGAAGCCATGATTCCGGTCGAAATCGGCGAGCCTTCACTACGCCGACAAACGTTAGACCTAGACTTAAACAAGGAAAGTCTACTAGTCGGCCTCGACCTCATCAATGAATTAAGGGACAAATGCAAGATAAGGGAAGAAGCATGCAAGATACGAGCAGCACGAAGGTACAACTCCAAAGTGAAGCCACGAAGCTATCAGAAAGGAGATCTAGTTTGGCGCATGCGCAGCGACGCCCGGAAGGACGGaggaaagttttcaagcaatTGGGAAGGTCCGTTCCGCATCTCCGACACAGCAACAGGAGGAGCTTATTACTTAGAATATTTGTCAGGAAAATCTGcaccgagaacgtggaatgccacgcatctcaaattctaTTACAGTTGA
- the LOC137818049 gene encoding subtilisin-like protease SBT3 — MAKAQVNPLKGLLKRGKRPSLDLNYPSFIAFFSSNSSRTVQEFQRTVTNVGEGPASYAANFTSLEGYRVSVTPELLVFKEKYEKLSYTLRIEGPRTKKEEKEVDFGHLTWTNGKYVVRSPIVVTILRFHM; from the exons ATGGCCAAGGCCCAGGTCAACCCACTAAAGGGACTTCTGAAAAGGGGGAAAAG ACCTTCTCTGGACCTCAACTACCCTTCTTTTATTGCTTTCTTCAGTAGCAACAGTTCAAGGACAGTACAAGAATTTCAGAGAACAGTGACGAATGTTGGAGAGGGACCTGCAAGCTATGCTGCCAACTTTACATCCTTGGAAGGGTACAGAGTTAGTGTCACCCCTGAATTGCTAGTGTTCAAGGAGAAGTACGAGAAGTTGAGCTACACATTGAGAATTGAAGGTCCAAGAACgaagaaggaagagaaggaagTTGATTTTGGGCATCTCACTTGGACGAACGGGAAATATGTGGTTAGAAGTCCCATTGTGGTCACAATTCTCAGATTCCATATGTAG
- the LOC137818051 gene encoding subtilisin-like protease SBT1.9, giving the protein MATITRVFLWFSSIIILNLVHTLAQSRNYIIHMDASAMPKAFSTQHSWHLSTLSSVLDNAHTSNHNNLNIASSKLIYTYTNAMNGFSANLSPKEFEALKISPGYVSSTPDLLAKIDTSHSPKFLGLNRNTGAWPAAKFGEDVIVGVVDTGIWPESESFRDEGMSEVPSRWKGQCESSIKCNKKLIGARFFNRGMLAKHPNSAISVLNSTRDTLGHGTHTSSTAAGRIVEGASYFGYASGSATGMASSARVAMYKALWREGTSMSDVIAAIDCAISDGVDVLSLSFGFDNVPLYDDPVAVATFAAMQKNIFVSTSAGNDGPILGRLHNGIPWVITVASGTMDRDFHGTLTLGNGVQISGMSLYHGNFSSRHVPIVFMGLCDKVKELAKVRSKIVVCEDNGTIIDFQLSNMDKAKVTAAVVITNYYESLFLLDNRFGTIFISPRNGEIVKAYIERNNSNAKASMSFKKTVLGTKPAPSVDFYSSRGPSSSCPSVLKPDITAPGTLILAAWPQNVPVVESRSIFNNFNLISGTSMACPHVAGVAALLRGAHPDWSVASIRSAIMTTSYRLDNTFGSIKDIGDHNEPASPLASGSGHINPNKALNPGLVYDVGVQDYVNLLCALGYTQREIVPVGTGRPQYTHGKIITKPCVLYDSSSFHDL; this is encoded by the coding sequence ATGGCTACCATAACTCGTGTTTTTCTCTGGTTTTCCAGCATCATTATCCTTAACCTCGTTCATACCTTGGCTCAATCTCGTAACTATATCATCCACATGGACGCATCAGCCATGCCAAAAGCCTTTTCCACCCAACACTCTTGGCATTTGTCCACTCTTTCTTCTGTGTTAGATAATGCACATACCTCCAATCATAATAATCTTAACATCGCCTCTTCTAAACTCATTTACACCTACACCAACGCCATGAATGGTTTTAGTGCAAATTTGTCCCCTAAGGAATTTGAAGCTCTCAAAATCTCCCCGGGTTACGTTTCCTCCACACCAGATCTGTTAGCCAAGATTGACACATCACACTCACCAAAATTCCTTGGACTCAATCGCAACACAGGAGCTTGGCCTGCTGCGAAATTTGGTGAAGATGTCATTGTTGGTGTAGTGGACACTGGAATTTGGCCAGAAAGTGAAAGCTTCAGAGACGAGGGCATGAGTGAAGTTCCTTCACGATGGAAAGGCCAGTGTGAAAGTAGCATCAAATGCAACAAAAAACTCATTGGAGCAAGGTTCTTTAACAGAGGGATGTTGGCAAAGCACCCCAACAGCGCCATAAGTGTTTTGAACTCAACACGTGACACTTTGGGTCATGGAACTCACACATCGAGCACTGCAGCTGGGAGAATAGTCGAAGGTGCATCGTACTTTGGCTATGCTTCTGGATCAGCCACAGGAATGGCTTCAAGTGCGAGAGTGGCCATGTACAAAGCCCTATGGAGAGAAGGAACTTCCATGTCTGATGTAATAGCTGCAATTGATTGTGCAATATCTGATGGGGTAGATGTTCTTTCCTTGTCATTTGGCTTTGATAATGTACCTTTGTACGACGACCCTGTTGCTGTAGCCACATTTGCAGCAATGCAGAAAAACATTTTTGTGTCCACGTCAGCAGGGAACGATGGGCCAATCCTTGGACGACTTCACAATGGAATACCATGGGTCATAACTGTGGCTTCTGGCACTATGGACCGTGACTTTCACGGGACCCTTACTCTTGGCAATGGAGTCCAGATAAGTGGCATGTCTCTTTATCATGGAAACTTCTCCTCTAGGCATGTTCCAATTGTTTTCATGGGGTTGTGCGACAAAGTGAAGGAACTCGCCAAAGTAAGGAGCAAGATTGTGGTGTGTGAAGATAATGGAACTATCATCGATTTTCAATTGTCTAACATGGACAAAGCAAAAGTTACCGCGGCAGTGGTCATAACAAATTACTATGAGAGTTTGTTTCTCTTAGATAATAGGTTTGGAACTATTTTTATTTCCCCAAGAAATGGTGAAATTGTCAAAGCTTACATTGAGAGAAATAACTCTAATGCAAAAGCAAGCATGTCTTTTAAGAAGACAGTTTTGGGTACTAAACCAGCACCCAGTGTGGATTTTTACAGTTCTAGAGGGCCATCAAGCAGTTGTCCATCTGTGTTGAAACCGGACATCACTGCTCCTGGTACATTAATCTTAGCTGCATGGCCACAAAATGTTCCAGTGGTTGAGTCCCGAAGTATTTTCAATAACTTCAATTTGATAAGTGGCACATCCATGGCATGCCCTCATGTGGCTGGTGTGGCAGCATTGTTAAGAGGAGCACACCCTGATTGGAGTGTTGCATCCATTAGGTCAGCCATCATGACAACATCTTACAGGCTTGATAACACCTTTGGAAGCATTAAAGACATTGGTGACCACAACGAACCTGCCTCTCCTTTGGCATCTGGATCTGGTCATATCAACCCTAACAAAGCCCTTAATCCTGGACTTGTTTACGATGTTGGAGTTCAAGATTATGTGAATCTCCTTTGCGCTCTTGGCTACACTCAAAGGGAAATTGTACCGGTCGGCACCGGACGACCGCAGTATACTCATGGTAAAATCATCACAAAACCCTGCGTCTTATACGACTCTTCGTCCTTCCATGACCTCTAG